Proteins encoded together in one Polaribacter reichenbachii window:
- a CDS encoding tetratricopeptide repeat protein: MSLTKFESMLKTNAIYFFDLVEFEEIIIHYLDVGKHSLAKKAVQLGLEQHPESIDLKFLRVELYIFENELDKASTLLKRIELIDPNNDELFIQKATIKSKLGNHQEAIINLQKALTFTEDKLDVWSLMGMEYLYLDDFENARLNFAKCIDVDFEDYSALYNIVYCFDMEKEHEQAINYLNNYIDINPYCEVAWHQLGRQYFMLDKFDKALTAFDYAVLIDEHFIGGYLEKAKTLEELEDYEKAIENYLITLELDDPTAFAYVRIGECYEKLNKFDDAISFYKKAVHEDPLLDRGWILLTNLYYNSENYEKASYYISKAIKIDESNAVYWRRYAEIKLKLGFNKEAIIGYKQCLALNYDALEIYIALTDLLSFVGEFNEAIDLLFRSQKTYKDFAEVEYRLAGLFFVLDKEKHGFNHLIVAMKIDYEYHTILNELFPTVYDDKKVQKLLTNYKKALE, from the coding sequence ATGTCTTTGACAAAATTTGAATCCATGCTTAAAACCAATGCAATATATTTTTTTGATTTGGTTGAGTTTGAGGAAATTATAATCCATTATTTAGATGTTGGTAAGCACTCTTTAGCTAAAAAAGCTGTTCAATTAGGTTTAGAACAACACCCAGAATCTATAGATTTAAAATTTTTAAGAGTCGAATTGTATATTTTTGAAAATGAATTAGATAAAGCTTCTACTTTATTAAAAAGAATTGAATTAATAGACCCAAACAACGATGAGCTTTTTATACAAAAGGCAACCATAAAATCGAAGTTAGGCAATCATCAAGAAGCTATCATCAACCTACAAAAAGCGCTTACTTTTACAGAAGATAAATTAGACGTTTGGTCTTTGATGGGGATGGAGTATCTGTATTTAGACGATTTTGAAAATGCACGTTTAAATTTTGCCAAATGTATTGATGTGGATTTTGAAGATTATTCTGCACTTTATAATATTGTGTATTGTTTTGATATGGAAAAAGAGCATGAACAAGCTATAAATTATTTAAATAATTATATTGATATAAATCCGTATTGCGAAGTTGCTTGGCATCAATTAGGGAGGCAATATTTTATGTTAGATAAGTTTGATAAAGCTTTAACTGCTTTTGATTATGCTGTTTTAATTGATGAACATTTTATTGGTGGATATTTAGAAAAAGCCAAAACTTTAGAAGAATTAGAAGACTATGAAAAAGCAATTGAAAATTATTTAATTACTTTAGAATTAGATGACCCAACTGCGTTTGCTTATGTAAGAATAGGCGAGTGTTACGAAAAATTGAATAAATTCGATGATGCTATTTCTTTTTATAAAAAAGCAGTTCATGAAGACCCATTGTTAGATAGAGGTTGGATTTTGTTAACCAATCTTTATTATAATTCAGAGAATTATGAAAAAGCTTCTTATTACATTTCTAAAGCTATAAAAATTGATGAAAGTAACGCTGTTTATTGGAGACGATATGCAGAAATTAAATTAAAGTTAGGTTTTAATAAAGAGGCAATAATTGGCTATAAACAATGTTTAGCATTAAATTATGATGCTTTAGAAATTTATATTGCATTAACAGATCTTTTATCTTTTGTTGGTGAATTTAATGAAGCTATCGATTTGCTGTTTAGATCTCAAAAAACGTATAAAGATTTTGCAGAAGTAGAATATAGATTGGCTGGTTTGTTTTTTGTTTTAGATAAAGAAAAACACGGATTTAATCATTTAATTGTTGCAATGAAAATAGATTACGAATATCATACCATTTTAAACGAATTATTTCCTACAGTTTATGATGATAAAAAAGTACAAAAACTTTTAACCAATTATAAAAAGGCTTTAGAATAG
- the pyrR gene encoding bifunctional pyr operon transcriptional regulator/uracil phosphoribosyltransferase PyrR, producing MSKKTLLNSKDIEIILHRLACQLIENHNDFSNTVLIGLQPRGSYLANRLANLLKTEYQIKDLQLGLLDITFYRDDFRRRDEPLAATSTKINFLVEDKKVVIIDDVLFSGRSIRAALTAIQSYGRPKNIELLVLIDRRFSRHLPIQPNYRGRQVDAINEEKVLVSWKENNKKDAVYIEQT from the coding sequence ATGAGCAAAAAAACTTTACTTAACTCAAAAGATATTGAAATCATTCTTCATAGATTGGCTTGCCAATTAATTGAAAATCATAACGATTTTTCTAATACAGTCTTAATTGGTTTACAACCAAGAGGCTCTTATTTGGCCAATAGATTAGCGAATTTATTAAAAACTGAATATCAAATCAAAGACTTACAATTAGGGCTTTTAGACATTACCTTTTATAGAGACGATTTTAGAAGAAGAGATGAACCTTTAGCTGCAACATCGACCAAAATTAATTTTTTAGTAGAAGATAAAAAAGTAGTTATTATAGATGATGTGTTGTTTTCTGGAAGAAGTATTAGAGCAGCATTAACAGCAATTCAATCTTATGGAAGACCAAAAAATATAGAATTGTTGGTTTTAATTGATAGACGATTTAGTAGACATTTACCAATTCAGCCCAACTATAGGGGCAGACAAGTAGATGCTATAAATGAAGAAAAGGTGTTGGTTTCTTGGAAAGAAAACAATAAAAAAGACGCAGTTTATATTGAGCAAACATAG
- a CDS encoding aspartate carbamoyltransferase catalytic subunit, producing MDKLSVEHLLGIKYLNPNDIDLIFKTADHFKEVINRPIKKVPSLRDITIANLFFENSTRTKLSFELAEKRLSADVINFSAGQSSVKKGETLIDTVNNILSMKVDIVVMRHGNVGAGVFLSKHVDAKIINAGDGTHEHPTQALLDSYSIREKLGTVKGKKIVIVGDILHSRVALSNIFALQLQGAQVKVCGPTTLIPKYISSLGVEVETNLKKALEWCDVANVLRVQHERMDIKYFPSTREYTQLFGINNEILDNLGKKIVIMHPGPINRGVEITSSVADSDQSIILNQVENGVAVRMAVIYLLAQQIKR from the coding sequence ATGGATAAATTAAGTGTAGAACATTTATTAGGTATAAAATACCTAAACCCAAATGATATTGATTTAATATTTAAAACTGCAGATCATTTTAAAGAAGTAATTAACAGACCTATTAAAAAAGTACCTTCTTTAAGAGATATAACCATTGCCAATTTATTTTTCGAAAATAGCACAAGAACTAAACTTTCTTTTGAATTGGCAGAAAAAAGACTTTCTGCGGATGTCATTAATTTCTCTGCAGGACAATCTTCTGTTAAAAAAGGAGAAACATTAATAGACACAGTTAACAATATTTTATCTATGAAAGTAGATATTGTTGTTATGCGTCATGGAAATGTTGGTGCAGGTGTCTTTTTATCGAAACACGTAGATGCAAAAATTATAAATGCTGGAGATGGAACTCATGAACACCCAACACAGGCATTATTAGATTCTTACTCAATAAGAGAAAAATTAGGAACTGTAAAAGGTAAAAAAATTGTTATTGTTGGCGATATTTTACACTCTAGAGTTGCTTTATCTAACATATTTGCATTGCAATTACAAGGTGCTCAAGTAAAAGTTTGCGGTCCCACAACTTTAATACCTAAATATATTTCTAGTTTAGGTGTAGAAGTAGAAACTAACCTTAAAAAAGCTTTAGAATGGTGTGATGTTGCCAACGTTTTACGTGTACAACACGAAAGAATGGATATTAAATATTTTCCATCAACCAGAGAATATACACAGCTTTTTGGTATAAATAATGAGATTTTAGATAATCTTGGCAAGAAAATTGTAATAATGCATCCAGGACCAATAAACAGAGGAGTAGAAATAACAAGTAGTGTTGCAGATTCTGACCAATCTATTATTTTAAACCAAGTAGAAAATGGTGTTGCTGTAAGAATGGCAGTTATTTATTTGTTAGCGCAACAGATTAAGAGGTAG
- a CDS encoding T9SS type A sorting domain-containing protein: MKKKLLFTFFLLISCLAFSQEKSIYKVSAVPNPFTNSTKIIFNAVNSSPTTFTVKNVLGKTVYSKKINTVKGKNSVPFYKGDLSKGIYIYSLQNKKQITSKRFVIQ; this comes from the coding sequence ATGAAGAAAAAATTACTTTTTACATTTTTTTTATTGATTTCTTGCCTTGCGTTTTCGCAAGAAAAATCGATATATAAAGTTTCTGCTGTACCAAATCCATTTACAAATTCTACAAAAATTATTTTTAATGCTGTAAATAGTTCTCCAACAACTTTTACAGTTAAAAATGTTTTAGGGAAAACTGTATATTCTAAAAAAATAAATACCGTAAAAGGTAAAAATTCGGTTCCTTTTTACAAAGGAGATTTATCAAAAGGAATTTACATTTATTCTCTACAAAACAAAAAACAGATTACATCTAAACGTTTTGTTATTCAATGA
- a CDS encoding ribonuclease Z, with product MSINLTILGCHSATPRANAFPTAQYLEINNRHFLIDCGEGTQRQMRKYKVGFTKINHIFISHLHGDHFYGLIGLLSTYGILSREKELHIFGPKGIKEVTLLQLKISQSHAKYPLIFHELTSKESELIFEDDKVTVRTIPLKHRVYTNGYLFTEKEKPKKLHIDNINHYEEIDRADYNNIKAGKDIVLSTGEIVPNSELTLPPKKPLSYAFCSDTCYKPDIIPIIKNADLLYHEATFLADKTDLAKKTKHATTKEAALIAKEATVNKLIIGHYSGRYKDITLFKDEAQEIFKNTKLAEPGKVFKII from the coding sequence ATGAGCATAAACCTTACTATTTTAGGCTGTCACTCTGCAACACCCAGAGCAAATGCTTTTCCTACTGCCCAATATTTAGAAATTAACAATAGGCATTTTTTAATAGATTGTGGTGAGGGCACACAGCGTCAAATGCGAAAATACAAAGTTGGTTTTACTAAAATAAATCACATCTTTATCTCTCATTTACATGGAGATCATTTTTACGGCTTAATAGGTTTATTATCTACTTATGGTATTTTAAGTAGAGAAAAAGAACTGCATATTTTTGGCCCAAAAGGCATTAAAGAAGTTACACTTTTGCAACTAAAAATATCTCAATCTCACGCAAAATATCCTTTAATTTTTCACGAATTAACATCCAAAGAAAGTGAACTTATTTTTGAAGATGATAAAGTTACTGTAAGAACAATACCTTTAAAACATCGTGTTTACACAAATGGTTATTTATTTACAGAAAAAGAAAAACCTAAGAAACTACACATAGACAATATCAATCATTATGAAGAGATTGATAGAGCAGATTATAATAATATAAAAGCAGGTAAAGATATTGTTTTATCTACAGGAGAAATTGTACCAAATTCAGAATTAACATTACCGCCTAAAAAACCTTTAAGTTATGCTTTTTGTAGTGATACTTGCTACAAGCCAGACATAATACCAATTATAAAAAACGCAGATTTACTGTATCACGAAGCAACTTTTTTAGCAGATAAAACAGATTTAGCAAAAAAAACAAAACACGCTACAACTAAAGAAGCTGCACTAATTGCAAAAGAAGCTACTGTAAATAAGCTTATTATAGGCCATTATTCTGGCAGATATAAAGACATCACTTTATTTAAAGATGAAGCCCAAGAAATTTTTAAAAACACTAAATTAGCTGAGCCTGGAAAAGTTTTTAAAATAATCTAA
- a CDS encoding response regulator transcription factor, which yields MKSIKINSIYNEIFDTYPKVEIEEHIKKLIELDYFYPYNSTFYCITNTVHQNFEYVSKNFTSCTGLSKEKMMAGGMDYFWSLFHPEDINLWLKSLTNLMTFTMTELNDKQRKRMSYTWNYRIKNAKGNYINIIQNTTPLQFDEANKPIIGMAHYTVLDCDTQMDICATAKYLNHKNEYETLYYQNISSSKLLNLISNRERDIIRLIITKNTSEAIANKLNISIHTVNTHRRNILKKINIDSTFELISYFKNNPKLI from the coding sequence ATGAAGTCTATCAAAATCAATTCAATATATAATGAAATCTTCGATACCTACCCAAAAGTAGAAATTGAGGAACATATTAAAAAATTAATAGAATTAGATTATTTCTATCCATACAACTCTACTTTTTATTGCATTACAAATACAGTTCATCAAAATTTTGAATACGTCAGTAAAAACTTTACCTCATGCACAGGTTTATCTAAAGAAAAAATGATGGCTGGTGGTATGGATTATTTTTGGTCGCTTTTTCATCCAGAAGATATTAATCTTTGGTTAAAAAGTTTAACCAATTTAATGACTTTTACAATGACTGAGTTAAATGATAAGCAACGTAAAAGAATGAGTTATACCTGGAATTACAGAATAAAAAATGCGAAAGGTAATTACATAAATATAATTCAGAATACTACTCCACTTCAGTTTGATGAAGCCAACAAACCTATAATTGGTATGGCGCATTACACCGTTTTAGATTGTGATACTCAGATGGATATTTGCGCTACTGCAAAATATTTAAATCATAAAAACGAGTATGAAACACTATACTATCAAAATATTTCTAGCTCTAAATTATTAAATTTAATAAGCAACAGAGAAAGAGATATTATACGTTTAATTATTACTAAAAATACTAGCGAAGCTATTGCTAATAAATTAAATATTAGCATTCATACAGTAAATACGCACAGAAGAAATATTTTAAAGAAAATAAATATCGATTCTACTTTTGAGTTGATTAGTTATTTTAAAAATAATCCGAAATTGATATAA
- a CDS encoding CoA-binding protein gives MKNVTLVIGASTNPNRYSNIAIKRLRGKGLSTSAIGLRKGKVLDVDIDDEKVPYTTIDTVTLYLNPKRQEEYYNYIISLKPRRVIFNPGTENMEFIKLLKENNIESEISCTLVLLSTNQY, from the coding sequence ATGAAAAACGTAACTTTAGTAATCGGCGCATCTACAAACCCAAATAGATACTCTAATATTGCAATTAAGAGATTAAGAGGTAAAGGGTTGTCTACAAGCGCTATAGGTTTAAGAAAAGGAAAGGTTTTAGATGTAGATATTGATGATGAAAAAGTCCCTTACACTACTATTGATACAGTTACTTTGTATTTAAACCCAAAAAGGCAAGAAGAATATTATAATTACATTATTAGCTTAAAACCAAGAAGAGTAATTTTTAATCCGGGAACAGAAAATATGGAATTTATAAAGTTGCTAAAAGAAAATAATATTGAATCTGAAATTTCATGCACTTTAGTTTTATTGTCTACAAATCAATATTAA
- a CDS encoding TonB-dependent receptor domain-containing protein produces the protein MKKIILMFLLISAANSSAQMAKNELPKPGKISGKVIENNTKQALPYVNIVVRDIAKKIITGGITDENGLFKIKDIPKGKSIVEVQFIGYKTFSKNIEITNKNKEINLGTIALNEDSASLDEVVVRAETSTVVQKVDRKVINVGKDLTSAGATASELLNNVQSVSVDSQTGNISLRGNENVRVLVDGKPTNISAAQLLKQIPSTSIKSVELITNPSAKYNPEGMSGIINIILNKNANMGFNGSINSGIEAGHYVRYNASTNMNYKTGKVNFFGNYGFNGGDQLNQGYVNRPGVNNQDFIFVNENESHLLKLGADIYLNDKNTLSFYTTQNWFDRNAVGGAKINLSDGTLYENSPNSSFSDSKNATYNVNYKHDFDKKGHNIEFEATYSENDNPNFLENTFDLNTQPDYINDINNLGKNTLINLDYTKPVAKDGKLELGLEYRLNKTDNTNLTTQQDFDNSSFSYDRDIMSGYVNYAQKIGKVSMQLGARLENYEIEGVFNQENQATETVTDKIFTVYPSAFFTYNPSDKNQFQFSYSRRVDRPSIQQVNPIREWSTPLITSLGNAELVPQFTNSFEVNYTRQIKGGSITLGTFYRSINDVINRVTYKDPSDANEVRQILTFANFDDTNAFGFEFSTNYKITKWWRANASLDFYSQKQFGVTDLSNANATTLEVQNEVFNARLSNSFTVTKKLRLQLFSMYRGANQDIQWKVKPMWMINLGANYSVFKGKGNITFRVNDIFRGMKFAFDSTNPYVQNGRFQWESRNTYLGFNYRFGNGKNKAKSRRQRDNNIKQSGAGF, from the coding sequence ATGAAAAAAATAATACTAATGTTTTTGCTGATTAGTGCTGCAAATTCTTCTGCCCAAATGGCAAAAAATGAACTACCCAAACCCGGTAAGATATCAGGAAAGGTAATTGAAAACAACACAAAACAAGCTTTACCTTATGTAAATATTGTAGTTAGAGATATAGCTAAAAAAATTATTACTGGTGGTATTACTGATGAAAACGGACTTTTTAAAATAAAAGATATACCAAAAGGAAAAAGCATTGTTGAAGTACAATTTATAGGATATAAAACATTTTCTAAAAATATTGAAATCACTAATAAAAATAAAGAAATAAACTTAGGCACAATTGCTCTAAATGAAGATAGTGCATCTTTAGATGAAGTTGTAGTAAGAGCAGAAACATCTACAGTAGTACAAAAAGTAGATCGTAAAGTAATAAATGTTGGTAAAGATTTAACTTCTGCAGGTGCAACAGCTTCTGAACTTTTAAACAATGTACAATCTGTAAGTGTAGATAGCCAAACAGGTAATATAAGTTTACGTGGTAATGAAAATGTTAGAGTTTTAGTAGACGGTAAACCAACCAACATTTCTGCTGCTCAATTGTTAAAACAAATACCTTCTACTTCTATAAAAAGCGTTGAGTTAATTACAAATCCATCAGCAAAATACAACCCAGAAGGTATGAGTGGTATTATTAATATCATCTTAAATAAAAATGCAAATATGGGTTTTAATGGTTCTATAAATTCTGGTATAGAAGCTGGTCATTATGTTCGTTATAATGCATCTACAAATATGAATTATAAAACTGGTAAAGTTAATTTCTTTGGTAATTATGGTTTTAATGGTGGCGATCAATTAAACCAAGGTTATGTAAACAGACCTGGAGTTAATAATCAAGATTTTATTTTTGTAAATGAAAATGAATCTCACTTACTTAAACTTGGTGCAGATATTTATTTAAATGATAAAAACACATTATCATTTTACACCACTCAAAACTGGTTTGACAGAAACGCCGTTGGTGGTGCAAAAATAAATTTAAGTGATGGTACTCTTTATGAAAACTCACCAAACTCATCATTTTCTGATAGCAAAAACGCAACCTATAATGTAAATTATAAGCACGATTTCGATAAAAAAGGACATAATATAGAGTTTGAAGCTACATATTCTGAAAATGACAATCCGAACTTTTTAGAAAATACATTCGATTTAAATACGCAACCAGATTATATAAATGATATTAATAACCTTGGTAAAAACACGTTAATTAATTTAGACTACACAAAACCAGTTGCAAAAGATGGTAAATTAGAATTAGGGTTAGAATATAGATTAAATAAAACTGACAACACCAATTTAACTACTCAGCAAGATTTTGATAATTCTTCTTTTAGTTATGATAGAGATATTATGTCTGGATATGTAAACTATGCTCAAAAAATTGGTAAAGTGAGTATGCAATTGGGTGCAAGATTAGAAAATTACGAAATAGAAGGTGTTTTTAATCAAGAAAACCAAGCTACAGAAACGGTTACAGATAAAATATTTACAGTTTATCCATCAGCATTTTTTACGTATAATCCTTCTGATAAAAACCAATTTCAATTTAGTTATAGTAGAAGAGTTGATAGACCAAGCATACAGCAAGTAAACCCAATTAGAGAGTGGAGTACTCCTTTAATTACCTCTTTAGGTAATGCTGAACTTGTGCCACAGTTCACAAATTCTTTCGAGGTAAATTATACAAGACAAATAAAAGGAGGCTCTATAACTTTAGGTACTTTTTACAGAAGTATAAACGATGTAATTAATAGAGTTACGTACAAAGACCCTTCTGATGCGAATGAAGTAAGACAAATTTTAACTTTTGCTAATTTTGATGACACAAACGCATTTGGTTTTGAGTTTTCTACAAACTATAAAATTACAAAGTGGTGGAGAGCAAATGCTAGTTTAGACTTTTATTCTCAAAAACAATTTGGTGTTACAGATTTAAGCAATGCAAATGCTACAACTTTAGAAGTACAAAACGAAGTTTTTAATGCAAGATTAAGCAATAGTTTTACTGTTACTAAAAAATTACGCTTACAATTATTCTCTATGTACAGAGGTGCAAACCAAGACATTCAATGGAAAGTTAAACCAATGTGGATGATAAACTTAGGTGCAAATTATTCTGTATTTAAAGGCAAAGGAAACATAACTTTTAGAGTAAATGATATTTTTAGAGGAATGAAATTCGCATTCGATTCTACAAATCCATACGTTCAAAACGGTCGTTTTCAGTGGGAAAGCAGAAATACCTATTTAGGTTTTAACTACAGATTTGGTAATGGAAAAAACAAAGCAAAAAGCAGAAGACAAAGAGATAATAATATAAAACAAAGTGGAGCAGGTTTTTAA
- a CDS encoding outer membrane beta-barrel family protein, producing the protein MKKILPLLVFIIYYPLHSQNNRESFNENGIITGNVIDFKSKKSLSYVNIICKDKTSKIISGGITDQKGIFKIQKLPLDSIYIDIQFMGYKTIKKIIVLSKNLPNFNLKNIYLEEDINLINNVIVDTEVSTYVKKIDRLVVNIGKDLASTGTNSLQMLENIPSVYVDYQSGNISLKGNNNVRVLVDGKPSNLSPSNLLKQIPSSSVKSVELITNPSAKYNPEGMSGIINIILKKNTTIGFNGSVNFGAEHSINTRPSGSFDFNYRVGKINIYGNYGLDLGKFETFTFFNRNDKNLNQDLNFLDNSTNHFAKLGVDYYINDKNTFSFFTIQNIANTDFYVDSRTTLNNNLIFDAENIFYFNTKEITYNLDYKLDLSKEGEYLEFELNYSKSTDPEEDIITENLDTNNQEYNYNNSISDNSSILMANLDYSKPLKNGLLDIGLESRILKTDNSIITNQELNFNSTTIPVGNSELNYNRDIYSAYINVSKEYKKISFQTGLRFEQFNLNGVFSNTEQLDLEPISDKIFSVYPSAFITYDTSEKNQFQWSYSKRVDRPSIDQVTPIQEWNSPLSISVGNRKLVPQFTNSFEFNYRKKIKNGYLSLSTFYRKTDNKIGKIISIDATNTDRQILSYTNYDAAESYGVEFSSRFKPFNWWILRPSANVYFQDNQGFINNNLEVANNTFVTARISNSFRASKKLRFSLSASYRGNNENVISKIDDYFLVNVAARYSLFDGNGAISIRGRDIFDGYKLNFTTTNPFPQTGQFSLEYSAIYIGFSYNFGKGKNRERDRKYREENETEGSMGVF; encoded by the coding sequence ATGAAAAAGATTTTGCCTTTACTGGTATTCATTATTTATTATCCATTACATTCTCAAAACAATAGAGAATCTTTCAACGAAAATGGAATTATTACAGGAAATGTTATCGATTTTAAATCCAAAAAAAGTTTATCTTACGTAAACATTATTTGTAAAGATAAAACTTCAAAAATTATTTCTGGCGGAATTACAGATCAAAAAGGGATTTTTAAAATACAGAAATTACCCTTAGATTCAATTTATATAGACATACAATTTATGGGCTATAAAACCATAAAAAAAATAATTGTACTTTCTAAAAACCTGCCGAATTTTAATCTTAAAAATATCTATTTAGAAGAAGATATCAATCTAATAAATAATGTTATTGTTGATACTGAAGTTTCAACTTATGTAAAAAAAATTGATAGACTAGTTGTAAATATTGGTAAAGACTTAGCTTCTACTGGCACAAATTCTTTACAGATGCTAGAAAACATCCCTTCTGTTTATGTAGATTATCAATCTGGAAATATCAGTTTAAAAGGGAACAATAATGTTCGGGTTTTAGTTGATGGTAAACCTTCTAATTTATCACCCTCTAATTTACTAAAGCAGATTCCATCATCATCAGTAAAAAGTGTAGAGCTAATTACAAACCCATCTGCCAAATACAACCCAGAAGGTATGAGTGGAATTATAAACATAATTCTTAAAAAAAATACTACAATTGGCTTTAATGGTTCTGTAAACTTTGGTGCAGAACACAGTATAAATACAAGACCTTCTGGATCATTTGATTTTAACTACAGAGTTGGTAAAATTAATATTTACGGTAACTATGGCTTAGATTTAGGTAAATTCGAAACTTTTACGTTCTTTAACAGAAATGATAAAAACTTGAATCAAGACCTCAATTTTTTAGACAATTCTACCAATCATTTTGCTAAGTTGGGTGTTGATTATTATATAAATGATAAAAATACATTCTCCTTTTTTACAATTCAAAATATAGCGAATACTGATTTTTATGTAGATTCTAGAACAACTTTAAACAATAACTTAATTTTTGATGCAGAAAACATTTTCTATTTCAATACAAAAGAAATCACTTACAATTTAGATTATAAATTAGATTTATCTAAAGAAGGTGAATACTTAGAGTTCGAATTAAATTACTCAAAAAGCACTGATCCAGAAGAAGATATAATTACTGAAAACTTAGACACAAACAATCAAGAATATAATTACAATAATAGTATTTCTGATAATAGTTCTATTCTAATGGCCAATTTAGATTATTCTAAACCGCTAAAAAATGGTCTTCTAGACATAGGTTTGGAGTCTAGAATTCTAAAGACTGATAACTCAATAATTACAAATCAAGAATTAAATTTTAATTCAACAACAATACCTGTAGGCAATTCTGAATTAAATTATAATAGAGACATTTATTCAGCTTATATTAATGTTTCTAAAGAGTATAAAAAAATTAGTTTTCAAACAGGTTTACGTTTTGAACAATTCAATTTAAATGGAGTATTCTCTAACACAGAACAATTAGATTTAGAACCTATTTCTGATAAAATTTTCAGCGTTTATCCTTCTGCATTTATTACCTATGATACATCAGAAAAAAATCAATTTCAATGGAGTTATAGTAAAAGAGTTGATAGACCAAGTATTGATCAAGTTACACCAATACAAGAATGGAATTCACCTCTTTCAATTTCTGTTGGTAACAGAAAATTAGTACCCCAATTCACCAACTCTTTCGAGTTTAATTATAGAAAAAAAATTAAAAACGGATATCTAAGTTTAAGTACATTTTACAGAAAAACAGATAATAAAATTGGTAAAATTATATCTATTGATGCTACAAATACAGACAGACAAATACTTTCTTACACCAATTACGATGCTGCAGAAAGTTATGGTGTAGAATTTTCATCTCGCTTTAAACCTTTTAACTGGTGGATTTTAAGACCAAGTGCAAATGTTTATTTTCAAGACAATCAAGGCTTTATAAATAATAATTTAGAAGTCGCCAACAATACTTTTGTTACAGCCAGAATTAGCAATAGTTTTAGAGCATCTAAAAAACTACGTTTTAGTTTGTCTGCTTCTTACAGAGGTAATAATGAAAATGTAATCTCTAAAATTGATGATTATTTTTTGGTAAATGTTGCTGCAAGATATTCTTTGTTTGATGGTAATGGAGCAATTTCAATAAGAGGTAGAGATATTTTTGATGGTTATAAACTAAATTTTACAACTACAAATCCTTTTCCGCAAACTGGTCAATTCTCATTAGAGTATAGTGCTATTTATATTGGTTTTTCTTACAATTTTGGTAAAGGTAAAAACAGAGAAAGAGACAGAAAATATAGAGAAGAAAATGAAACTGAAGGAAGTATGGGCGTTTTTTAA